Proteins encoded within one genomic window of Felis catus isolate Fca126 chromosome C1, F.catus_Fca126_mat1.0, whole genome shotgun sequence:
- the MFSD14A gene encoding hippocampus abundant transcript 1 protein isoform X2 gives MNGLIQGVKGLLSFLSAPLIGALSDVWGRKSFLLLTVFFTCAPIPLMKISPWWYFAVISVSGVFAVTFSVVFAYVADITQEHERSMAYGLVSATFAASLVTSPAIGAYLGRVYGDSLVVVLATAIALLDICFILVAVPESLPEKMRPASWGAPISWEQADPFASLKKVGQDSIVLLICITVFLSYLPEAGQYSSFFLYLRQIMKFSPESVAAFIAVLGILSIIAQTIVLSLLMRSIGNKNTILLGLGFQILQLAWYGFGSEPWMMWAAGAVAAMSSITFPAVSALVSRTADADQQGVVQGMITGIRGLCNGLGPALYGFIFYIFHVELKELPMTGTDLGTNTSPQHHFEQNSIIPGPPFLFGACSVLLALLVALFIPEHTNLSLRSSSWRKHCGGHSHPHSTQAPGEAKEPLLQDTNV, from the exons GGTTTGTTGTCATTCCTCAGTGCCCCACTTATTGGTGCTCTTTCTGATGTTTGGGGCCGGAAATCCTTCTTGCTGCTAACAGTATTTTTCACGTGTGCCCCAATTCCTTTAATGAAGATCAGCCCATG GTGGTACTTCgctgttatttctgtttctgGGGTTTTTGCAGTAACTTTCTCCGTGGTATTTGCATATGTAGCAGATATAACCCAAGAACATGAAAGAAGTATGGCATATGGACtg GTGTCAGCAACATTTGCCGCAAGTCTGGTAACCAGCCCTGCAATCGGAGCTTACCTTGGACGAGTATACGGGGACAGCTTGGTGGTGGTCCTGGCCACAGCAATAGCGTTGCTAGATATTTGTTTTATCCTTGTTGCTGTGCCAGAGTCGTTGCCTGAGAAGATGCGGCCAGCATCGTGGGGAGCACCCATTTCCTGGGAACAGGCTGACCCCTTTGCg TCCTTAAAAAAAGTGGGCCAAGATTCCATAGTGCTGCTAATCTGCATTACGGTGTTTCTCTCCTACCTACCGGAGGCAGGCCAATATTCCAGCTTCTTTTTATACCTCAGACAG ATAATGAAGTTTTCACCAGAAAGTGTTGCAGCATTTATAGCAGTCCTTGGCATTCTTTCCATTATTGCACAG acCATAGTCTTGAGTTTACTTATGCGGTCAATCGGAAATAAGAACACCATTTTATTGGGTCTTGGATTTCAAATATTACAGCTGGCATGGTATGGCTTTGGTTCAGAACCTTG GATGATGTGGGCTGCTGGGGCAGTAGCAGCCATGTCTAGCATTACCTTTCCAGCTGTCAGTGCCCTTGTGTCACGAACCGCCGATGCTGATCAACAAG GTGTTGTTCAAGGAATGATAACAGGAATTCGAGGACTGTGCAATGGTCTGGGACCAGCTCTTTATGGATTCATTTTCTACATATTCCATGTGGAACTTAAAGAACTGCCAATGACAGGAACAGACTTGGGAACAAACACAAGCCCACAGCACCACTTTGAACAG aatTCGATCATCCCTGGCCCCCCCTTCCTCTTTGGAGCCTGTTCCGTACTGCTGGCTCTGCTTGTTGCCTTGTTTATTCCAGAACATACCAATTTAAGCTTGCGGTCCAGCAGCTGGAGAAAGCACTGTGGTGGTCACAGCCATCCCCATAGTACACAAGCGCCAGGAGAGGCCAAAGAACCTTTACTCCAGGACACGAACGTGTGA